One Halostella salina genomic region harbors:
- a CDS encoding ABC transporter ATP-binding protein, translating into MSAPAEDGATALRASGVRKSFGDGGVLDGVDLTVREDETLALLGPNGVGKTVLLSCLAGAITPSEGEIEVFGRRRSDCPGEYTSFLRQESLTVPSLTGRENVAFYRRIHPGFTDRWERYVEALGVADALDDRVATYSGGMRRKLELAIVLAVDAPVYLLDEPTAGVDVSMVERVHDLVRERREAGATVVLSSHRPADVDLADRVAFVRDGRIGAVDAPEALLDAVPSVVRVRGTAAASALAEFVVDGEVFEEGGDVRGFIRPDASVDAVERAVSPAGVSVADATFTDLFNYHVHLDATRPADAPALP; encoded by the coding sequence ATGAGCGCTCCCGCGGAGGACGGCGCGACGGCGCTTCGCGCCAGCGGGGTCCGGAAGTCGTTCGGCGACGGCGGCGTCCTCGACGGCGTCGACCTGACGGTCCGCGAGGACGAGACGCTCGCCCTGCTCGGCCCGAACGGCGTCGGGAAGACCGTCCTGCTGTCGTGTCTCGCCGGGGCGATCACGCCGAGCGAGGGCGAGATCGAGGTGTTCGGTCGGCGGCGCTCGGACTGTCCCGGCGAGTACACCAGCTTCCTCCGGCAGGAGTCGCTGACCGTCCCGTCGCTCACCGGCCGCGAGAACGTCGCGTTCTACCGCCGGATCCACCCCGGGTTCACCGACCGCTGGGAGCGCTACGTCGAGGCGCTCGGCGTCGCGGACGCGCTCGACGACCGCGTCGCGACGTACTCCGGCGGCATGCGCCGCAAGCTCGAACTCGCCATCGTCCTCGCGGTCGACGCGCCGGTGTACCTGCTCGACGAGCCGACCGCCGGCGTCGACGTGTCGATGGTCGAGCGCGTCCACGACCTCGTCCGCGAGCGCCGCGAGGCGGGCGCGACGGTCGTCCTCAGCAGCCACCGGCCCGCGGACGTGGACCTCGCGGACCGCGTCGCGTTCGTCCGCGACGGTCGGATCGGCGCGGTCGACGCCCCCGAGGCGCTGCTCGACGCCGTCCCGTCGGTCGTCCGGGTTCGTGGCACCGCCGCCGCGAGCGCCCTCGCCGAGTTCGTCGTCGACGGCGAGGTGTTCGAGGAGGGCGGCGACGTCCGCGGATTCATCCGCCCGGACGCGTCGGTCGACGCCGTCGAGCGGGCGGTCAGTCCCGCCGGCGTCTCCGTCGCGGACGCGACGTTCACCGACCTGTTCAACTACCACGTCCACCTCGACGCGACCCGCCCCGCTGACGCGCCCGCCCTCCCCTGA
- a CDS encoding NAD(P)/FAD-dependent oxidoreductase translates to MDDRQSHDADHDVVIVGGGPAGCSAGVFTARYGLDTVVFDRGNAALPRCAYLENYLGFPAGVDVDAFQELMHAHVEEVGSTVVPELVESVERADGDARFTVETDEGRRVVADYVVAAAWYDGSYLRALDEPTMFEQQEHHGEVEERFDPDYPDADGRTPVAGLYVASPAGQRSAQAVVAAGNGGHVARCLIEDRRRERGFPEGVAPHYDWLRPETEFSGEWDDRDRWREWFENEVGDDHDLDDDRFIELREAYIDRAFGTRRSESEIEARSDRGVRKLVEVLGTERVLDAVDDEALRNYVAETDADAQS, encoded by the coding sequence ATGGACGACCGACAGTCACACGACGCGGACCACGACGTCGTTATCGTCGGCGGCGGCCCGGCCGGCTGCTCGGCCGGCGTGTTCACCGCCCGGTACGGGCTGGACACGGTCGTGTTCGACCGCGGAAACGCGGCGTTGCCGCGGTGTGCGTACCTGGAGAACTACCTCGGCTTCCCGGCGGGCGTCGACGTGGACGCGTTCCAGGAGCTGATGCACGCCCACGTCGAGGAAGTCGGCAGTACCGTCGTCCCGGAGCTCGTCGAGTCGGTCGAGCGAGCGGACGGCGACGCGCGGTTCACGGTCGAAACCGACGAGGGACGCCGAGTCGTGGCCGACTACGTCGTCGCGGCCGCGTGGTACGACGGCTCCTACCTCCGGGCGCTTGACGAGCCGACGATGTTCGAGCAGCAGGAGCACCACGGCGAGGTCGAGGAGCGCTTCGACCCCGACTACCCGGACGCGGACGGCCGGACGCCGGTCGCGGGGCTGTACGTCGCGTCGCCGGCCGGCCAGCGGAGCGCGCAGGCGGTCGTCGCCGCCGGCAACGGGGGCCACGTCGCCCGGTGTCTGATCGAGGACCGCCGGCGGGAGCGCGGGTTCCCCGAGGGCGTCGCCCCGCACTACGACTGGCTCCGCCCGGAGACGGAGTTCTCCGGGGAGTGGGACGACCGCGACCGGTGGCGCGAGTGGTTCGAGAACGAGGTCGGCGACGACCACGACCTGGACGACGACCGGTTCATTGAACTCCGGGAGGCGTACATCGACCGGGCGTTCGGGACCCGGCGGTCCGAGTCCGAAATCGAGGCCCGTTCCGACCGGGGCGTCCGCAAGCTGGTCGAGGTGCTCGGCACCGAGCGCGTGCTCGACGCCGTCGACGACGAGGCGCTACGAAACTACGTCGCCGAGACCGACGCGGACGCCCAGTCCTGA
- a CDS encoding mandelate racemase/muconate lactonizing enzyme family protein, with the protein MGIDYSDLHDPNAEYTMRELSAETMDATRERGGGRDVEITDVQTTMVDGNFPWTLVRIYTDAGVVGTGEAYWGAGVPELIERMAPFVIGENPLDIDRLYEHLIQKMSGEGSVEGVTVSAIAGIEVALHDLAGKILEVPAYQLLGGKYRDEVRVYCDCHTEEEADPDACADEAERVVEELGYDALKFDLDVPSGFEKDRANRHLRPGEIRHKAEIVEKVTERVKDRADVAFDCHWTFSGGSAKRLAEAIEDYDVWWLEDPVPPENLEVQEEVTKSTTTPITVGENRYRVTEERRLIEDQAVDIIAPDLPKVGGMRETRKVADVANQYYIPVAMHNVSSPIATMASAHVGTAVPNSLAVEYHSYELGWWSDLVEETVIEDGYIEIPEKPGLGLTLDLDTVEEHMVEGETLFDAAP; encoded by the coding sequence ATGGGCATCGATTACTCGGACCTGCACGACCCCAACGCGGAGTACACGATGCGGGAGCTGTCGGCGGAGACGATGGACGCCACGCGCGAGCGCGGCGGCGGCCGCGACGTGGAGATCACGGACGTTCAGACGACGATGGTCGACGGGAACTTCCCGTGGACGCTCGTCCGGATCTACACGGACGCCGGCGTCGTCGGCACCGGCGAAGCGTACTGGGGCGCGGGCGTCCCCGAACTCATCGAGCGGATGGCGCCGTTCGTGATCGGCGAGAACCCGCTCGACATCGACCGCCTCTACGAGCATCTCATCCAGAAGATGTCCGGCGAGGGCTCCGTCGAGGGCGTCACCGTCTCGGCCATCGCCGGCATCGAGGTGGCGCTGCACGACCTCGCGGGCAAGATCCTGGAGGTGCCGGCCTACCAGCTGCTCGGCGGCAAGTACCGCGACGAGGTGCGCGTCTACTGTGACTGCCACACCGAGGAGGAGGCCGACCCGGACGCCTGCGCCGACGAGGCCGAGCGCGTCGTCGAGGAACTGGGGTACGACGCCCTGAAGTTCGACCTCGACGTGCCGAGCGGCTTCGAGAAGGACCGCGCGAACCGCCACCTCCGTCCCGGCGAGATCCGCCACAAGGCGGAGATCGTCGAGAAGGTGACCGAGCGCGTGAAGGACCGCGCCGACGTGGCGTTCGACTGCCACTGGACGTTCTCGGGCGGCAGCGCCAAGCGCCTCGCCGAGGCGATCGAGGACTACGACGTGTGGTGGCTCGAGGACCCCGTGCCGCCGGAGAACCTCGAAGTGCAGGAGGAGGTCACGAAGTCCACGACGACGCCGATCACCGTCGGCGAGAACCGCTACCGCGTCACCGAGGAGCGCCGCCTGATCGAGGACCAGGCGGTCGACATCATCGCGCCCGACCTCCCGAAGGTCGGCGGCATGCGCGAGACCCGAAAGGTCGCCGACGTTGCGAACCAGTACTACATCCCGGTCGCGATGCACAACGTCTCCTCGCCGATCGCCACGATGGCCTCGGCCCACGTCGGCACGGCCGTCCCGAACTCGCTGGCCGTCGAGTACCACTCCTACGAGCTCGGCTGGTGGTCGGACCTCGTCGAGGAGACGGTCATCGAGGACGGCTACATCGAGATCCCCGAAAAGCCCGGTCTCGGCCTGACGCTCGACCTCGACACCGTCGAGGAGCACATGGTCGAGGGCGAGACGTTGTTCGACGCGGCTCCGTAA
- a CDS encoding ABC transporter substrate-binding protein produces MVERDLTRRDTLRATAAAVAGGATAGCTSYSGTDDDPTGDDGSTATGEDTGPHSVTMEPVGTVEFDEPPETWFPYTGDYADMGVALGQADGLEAIGIRRRFGSHHYDELPGVSVDKGELTQLWQDGTDRELFYDIDADVHLIDPNFMINRIQWDRDDVDTVGSRVAPFVGNTVFSGSYGWHDYEQYTLYEAFEKVAQVFQEQERYEAFAELHDEVLSDVDSRLPDERPSVAVLFPKSVPPEAFYPYVIGSGTQSKHWRDLGVDRALAESDVADFHASRGTIDYETLLEVDPDVIAIRQQGEVTEAGFEADFVSHMRNHDVASELRAVRNDDVVYGGMTYQGPIINLFQTERIAGSLYPDEFGGEQLFDRQRVADIVTGEF; encoded by the coding sequence ATGGTCGAACGCGATCTGACGCGACGCGACACGCTCCGGGCGACTGCCGCCGCCGTGGCCGGCGGCGCGACGGCCGGCTGCACGTCGTACAGCGGTACCGACGACGACCCGACGGGGGACGATGGATCGACGGCGACGGGCGAGGACACCGGTCCGCACTCCGTGACGATGGAGCCGGTCGGCACCGTCGAGTTCGACGAACCGCCGGAGACCTGGTTCCCCTACACTGGCGACTACGCCGACATGGGCGTCGCGCTCGGGCAGGCCGACGGCCTCGAAGCGATCGGGATCCGCCGCCGCTTCGGCTCGCACCACTACGACGAACTGCCCGGCGTCTCCGTGGACAAGGGCGAACTCACGCAGCTCTGGCAGGACGGCACCGACAGGGAACTGTTCTACGACATCGACGCCGACGTCCACCTCATCGACCCGAACTTCATGATAAACCGGATCCAGTGGGACCGGGATGACGTCGATACGGTCGGCTCGCGGGTCGCCCCCTTCGTCGGCAACACGGTGTTCTCGGGGAGCTACGGGTGGCACGACTACGAGCAGTACACGCTGTACGAGGCGTTCGAGAAGGTGGCCCAGGTGTTCCAGGAGCAAGAACGCTACGAGGCGTTCGCCGAACTGCACGACGAGGTGCTCTCGGACGTGGACTCCCGGCTTCCGGACGAACGGCCCAGCGTCGCGGTGCTGTTCCCCAAATCCGTCCCGCCGGAGGCGTTCTACCCCTACGTCATCGGTTCGGGCACCCAGTCCAAGCACTGGCGGGACCTCGGAGTCGACCGCGCGCTGGCCGAGAGCGACGTGGCGGACTTCCACGCCAGCCGCGGGACGATCGACTACGAGACGCTGCTGGAGGTCGACCCGGACGTGATCGCCATCCGCCAGCAGGGCGAGGTGACCGAGGCGGGGTTCGAGGCCGACTTCGTGTCGCACATGCGGAACCACGACGTGGCGAGCGAACTGCGGGCGGTCCGGAACGACGATGTCGTCTACGGCGGGATGACCTATCAGGGACCGATCATCAACCTGTTCCAGACCGAGCGGATCGCCGGGAGCCTCTACCCCGACGAGTTCGGCGGGGAACAGCTGTTCGACCGCCAGCGCGTCGCAGACATCGTCACCGGGGAGTTCTGA
- the gfcR gene encoding transcriptional regulator GfcR: MKNVDDLMESAAELADRGLSKGEIADELNVSRETASWLVERSGTTATAKPTSSDADSGGPHDIHVDWSAVGRDSARLGAVGSAMADLLIKEGEEVDLTIGIEKAGAPLATTVARELDTDLGTYAPRKHQWEEGDIEDLGGTFSRNFAQIRDRECYVVDDTITSGTTMTETVEAIRDQGGEPVACVVLADKQGVEEIDGVPVYSLLQVIRVGSEEQ; encoded by the coding sequence ATGAAAAACGTTGACGACCTGATGGAGTCGGCCGCCGAACTGGCCGACCGGGGTCTCTCGAAGGGCGAGATCGCCGACGAACTGAACGTCTCCCGCGAGACGGCGAGCTGGCTGGTCGAGCGCAGCGGCACGACCGCGACGGCCAAACCCACGTCGTCCGACGCCGATTCCGGCGGCCCCCACGACATCCACGTCGACTGGAGCGCCGTCGGCCGCGACAGCGCCCGTCTCGGCGCGGTCGGCTCCGCGATGGCCGATCTGCTCATCAAGGAGGGGGAGGAGGTCGACCTCACCATCGGCATCGAGAAGGCCGGCGCGCCGCTGGCGACGACCGTCGCGCGCGAACTCGACACCGACCTCGGGACGTACGCCCCCCGAAAGCATCAGTGGGAGGAAGGCGACATCGAGGACCTGGGCGGCACGTTCTCCCGCAACTTCGCCCAGATCCGCGACCGCGAGTGCTACGTCGTTGACGACACCATCACCAGCGGCACCACGATGACGGAGACGGTCGAGGCGATCCGCGACCAGGGCGGTGAGCCGGTCGCCTGTGTCGTGCTCGCCGACAAGCAGGGCGTCGAGGAGATAGACGGCGTCCCCGTCTACTCGCTGCTGCAGGTCATCCGCGTCGGCTCCGAGGAGCAGTGA
- a CDS encoding DUF7110 family protein, with amino-acid sequence MSNQVYRLHSTLELPLETVHDFFEDADLPDAIEDIDITRRNNTLILKAVAEDKSISKYTPTAQLKASVTENRVYEEDPEERRAAGPQWGEEEEEEIESELVEYAAFKGDRETVLQNSTLQYEMFLVLCDIARQAEKGTLTAITERDDDLHATRIVDGDDRPASIEVVEGPGENGNGESGVNWRDNKFISD; translated from the coding sequence ATGTCAAACCAAGTTTATCGCCTTCACTCGACGCTCGAACTGCCACTCGAAACAGTCCACGACTTCTTCGAGGACGCGGACCTTCCGGACGCGATCGAGGATATCGACATCACGCGACGCAACAACACCCTGATCCTGAAAGCCGTCGCCGAGGACAAGAGCATCAGCAAGTACACCCCGACGGCCCAGCTGAAAGCCAGCGTCACCGAGAACCGCGTGTACGAGGAGGACCCCGAGGAGCGTCGCGCCGCCGGCCCGCAGTGGGGCGAGGAGGAGGAAGAGGAGATCGAGTCCGAACTCGTCGAGTACGCGGCGTTCAAGGGCGACCGCGAGACCGTGCTCCAGAACTCCACGCTCCAGTACGAGATGTTCCTCGTCCTCTGTGACATCGCCCGGCAAGCCGAGAAGGGGACGCTGACGGCCATCACCGAGCGCGACGACGACCTGCACGCGACCCGGATCGTCGACGGCGACGACCGCCCCGCCTCCATCGAGGTCGTCGAGGGGCCGGGGGAGAACGGCAACGGCGAGAGCGGCGTCAACTGGCGCGACAACAAGTTCATCAGCGACTGA
- a CDS encoding phosphoadenosine phosphosulfate reductase family protein codes for MSADFPDYLDVDYDEGEGETPADYPSINHKIEKAIEVTKEGLEQYENPVVMWTGGKDSTLTLYFVKEVADRFDLEVPPVVFIDHYQHFDELIDFVEHWADEWDLEVIWARNEDVGEYVDEHGLEPGDDIPIDELSEHNQHHVRNILEYEEAEFPFLLDTYVGNHLLKTVALNDAIEEHDVDGIISGIRWDEQESRADETFFSPRHDPDIYPPHDRIQTILQFDEAAVWDAFWNFVVPDTVEGYPDEGYVPETDDDLPEDIEQEDIPVSPKYFAGFRSLGSEVSTDKAAEEPAWQQDLDNTTERAGRAQDKEDLMERLRDLGYM; via the coding sequence ATGTCCGCAGACTTCCCCGACTACCTAGACGTCGACTACGACGAGGGCGAGGGCGAGACCCCCGCCGACTACCCGTCGATCAACCACAAGATCGAGAAGGCCATCGAGGTCACGAAGGAGGGCCTCGAACAGTACGAGAACCCCGTCGTGATGTGGACGGGCGGCAAGGACTCGACCCTGACGCTGTACTTCGTCAAGGAGGTCGCCGACCGCTTCGACCTGGAGGTGCCGCCGGTCGTGTTCATCGACCACTACCAGCACTTCGACGAGCTCATCGACTTCGTCGAGCACTGGGCCGACGAGTGGGACCTGGAGGTCATCTGGGCCCGCAACGAGGACGTCGGCGAGTACGTCGACGAGCACGGCCTCGAACCGGGCGACGACATCCCGATCGACGAGCTGTCCGAGCACAACCAGCACCACGTCCGGAACATTCTGGAGTACGAGGAAGCGGAGTTCCCGTTCCTGCTCGACACGTACGTCGGCAACCACCTGCTGAAGACCGTCGCGCTCAACGACGCCATCGAGGAGCACGACGTCGACGGCATCATCTCCGGCATCCGCTGGGACGAGCAGGAGTCCCGCGCCGACGAGACGTTCTTCTCGCCGCGCCACGACCCCGACATCTACCCGCCCCACGACCGCATCCAGACCATCCTCCAGTTCGACGAGGCCGCCGTCTGGGACGCGTTCTGGAACTTCGTGGTCCCCGACACCGTGGAGGGCTACCCCGACGAGGGCTACGTCCCCGAGACCGACGACGACCTGCCCGAGGACATCGAGCAGGAGGACATCCCGGTCTCCCCGAAGTACTTCGCCGGCTTCCGCTCGCTCGGTAGCGAGGTCTCCACCGACAAGGCCGCCGAGGAGCCCGCCTGGCAGCAGGACCTGGACAACACGACCGAGCGCGCGGGCCGCGCCCAGGACAAGGAGGACCTGATGGAGCGCCTGCGCGACCTCGGTTACATGTAA
- a CDS encoding ABC transporter permease — translation MPNETPTASIPQSPSAPSPAADAGGWLRQMRAFTERYLRVLARNRIVLFWSVGFPVAFYLLTVELFLDLSGVDPGVVAVTKAVTAISYGVFGAVVVCLSAFATHLVEDIDAGRYDQFRSLPLSPSADLCGRLLAGYLFALLSLGAVLVVGVATGAAFTLRSALSVPVLLAVFAGFAVTWMTLAVVVAVLVQDENYANIVAVSVAVISYFVTGYNGTQVATFAGDPALLNLLPNTLAARVITYHLVDVADWTQAGLAPPAMPSGPAALAVLAVYGAVTLLTGVAVVRAAVYDRGVVA, via the coding sequence ATGCCCAACGAAACCCCGACCGCCTCGATACCGCAGTCGCCGTCCGCGCCCTCGCCCGCGGCCGACGCCGGCGGCTGGCTCCGGCAGATGCGGGCGTTCACCGAACGGTACCTCCGCGTGCTCGCCCGGAACCGGATCGTGCTGTTCTGGTCCGTCGGCTTCCCGGTCGCGTTCTACCTGCTGACCGTCGAACTGTTCCTCGACCTGAGCGGCGTCGACCCCGGCGTCGTCGCCGTCACGAAGGCCGTCACGGCGATCAGCTACGGCGTCTTCGGCGCGGTCGTCGTCTGCCTGTCGGCCTTCGCGACCCACCTCGTCGAGGACATCGACGCCGGGCGGTACGACCAGTTCCGCTCGCTCCCGCTGTCGCCGAGCGCCGACCTCTGTGGCCGCCTGCTGGCGGGCTACCTGTTCGCGCTCCTCTCGCTGGGTGCGGTGCTGGTCGTCGGCGTGGCCACGGGTGCGGCGTTCACGCTCCGGTCGGCGCTGTCGGTCCCGGTCCTCCTCGCCGTGTTCGCCGGCTTCGCCGTGACCTGGATGACGCTCGCGGTGGTCGTGGCCGTCCTCGTGCAGGACGAGAACTACGCGAACATCGTCGCGGTCAGCGTCGCGGTGATATCGTACTTCGTCACCGGCTACAACGGCACGCAGGTCGCGACCTTCGCGGGCGACCCGGCCCTGCTCAACCTCCTGCCGAACACGCTCGCCGCACGCGTCATCACCTATCACCTCGTCGACGTGGCGGACTGGACACAGGCCGGACTGGCACCGCCCGCGATGCCGAGCGGTCCGGCCGCGCTCGCGGTCCTCGCCGTCTACGGGGCAGTCACGCTGCTGACCGGCGTCGCCGTCGTTCGCGCCGCCGTCTACGACCGCGGGGTGGTCGCATGA
- a CDS encoding winged helix-turn-helix domain-containing protein: MDFDKLVHQQTRLQIFAYLYRHGEATFPELREELDLTEGNLSSHLGTMEDAGAVSVEKAFVDRTPQTTYALTDLGEEKFEEHVAALETLIDDID, encoded by the coding sequence ATGGACTTCGACAAGCTCGTCCACCAGCAGACGCGGCTCCAGATCTTCGCCTACCTCTACCGGCACGGGGAGGCGACGTTCCCGGAGCTGCGGGAGGAACTCGACCTCACCGAGGGGAACCTCTCCAGCCACCTCGGGACGATGGAGGACGCCGGCGCTGTCTCCGTCGAGAAGGCCTTCGTCGACCGCACCCCGCAGACGACGTACGCGCTCACCGACCTCGGCGAGGAGAAGTTCGAGGAACACGTCGCCGCCCTCGAAACGCTCATCGACGACATCGACTGA
- a CDS encoding glucose 1-dehydrogenase → MKAVAVRKGETNPTIVEKPRPDPDAGEALVRTLRVGVDGTDHEVLSGAHGGFPDGEDHLVLGHEAVGVVADPNGTDLTEGEVVVPTVRRAPDGGNEYFERGEPDMAPEGEYHERGIVGAHGFMAEYFTSPAESLVSIPPELADLGFLVEPVSITEKALEHAYAARSAFDWQPESAMVLGNGSLGLLTLAMFEHTEGFDRTYCLGRRDRPDPTIDIIEDLGATYVDSRRTPVDEVADAHEGMDLVYEATGYAKHAYQTIDALAPNGVGALLGVPESWEFEIDGGKLHNEFVLHNKALVGSVNSHVGHFESAVETLAALPDPFLDDLVTGVYGLDDLDRAFDDDDTTIKTAVELAAYEKR, encoded by the coding sequence ATGAAGGCAGTCGCAGTACGGAAAGGCGAGACCAACCCGACGATCGTCGAGAAGCCCCGTCCCGACCCGGACGCGGGCGAGGCGCTGGTACGCACGCTCCGCGTCGGCGTCGACGGGACCGACCACGAGGTGCTAAGCGGCGCACACGGCGGGTTTCCGGACGGCGAGGACCACCTCGTGCTCGGCCACGAGGCCGTCGGCGTCGTCGCGGACCCGAACGGGACCGACCTGACGGAGGGGGAGGTCGTCGTCCCGACGGTCCGGCGCGCGCCCGACGGCGGCAACGAGTACTTCGAGCGCGGCGAACCCGACATGGCCCCGGAGGGGGAGTACCACGAGCGCGGCATCGTCGGTGCCCACGGGTTCATGGCGGAGTACTTCACCAGCCCGGCGGAGTCTCTCGTCTCCATCCCGCCGGAGCTGGCCGATCTGGGGTTTCTCGTCGAACCGGTCAGCATCACCGAGAAGGCACTGGAACACGCCTACGCCGCCCGGTCGGCGTTCGACTGGCAGCCCGAGTCGGCCATGGTGCTCGGCAACGGGAGCCTCGGCCTGCTCACGCTCGCGATGTTCGAACACACCGAGGGGTTCGACCGCACCTACTGCCTCGGCCGGCGCGACCGTCCCGACCCGACCATCGACATCATCGAGGACCTCGGGGCGACGTACGTCGACTCCCGGCGGACGCCGGTGGACGAGGTGGCTGACGCTCACGAGGGGATGGATCTGGTGTACGAGGCGACCGGCTACGCGAAACACGCCTACCAGACGATCGATGCGCTCGCGCCGAACGGCGTCGGGGCGCTGCTCGGCGTCCCCGAGTCGTGGGAGTTCGAAATCGACGGCGGCAAGCTCCACAACGAGTTCGTCCTCCACAACAAGGCGCTGGTCGGCAGCGTCAACTCCCACGTCGGCCACTTCGAGTCGGCCGTCGAGACGCTCGCCGCCCTGCCGGACCCGTTCCTCGACGACCTCGTCACCGGCGTCTACGGGCTGGACGACCTCGACCGCGCGTTTGACGACGACGACACGACTATAAAAACCGCGGTCGAACTGGCCGCATATGAAAAACGTTGA
- a CDS encoding HAD family hydrolase, with product MERYDLLYRLYDEFDAATLREYQEFVDVFPPVDSRVALEHWQNASDELADRKDEIREGFAAGETFAEVASHATRDQAFTALDLHTKYGRAVNALVLDVDETLRSAGSTDNEIPRETLHLLTELHEAGVPIVICTGQTLENVKGFMIQGLGSEIVHSGDLSIVYEAGTGVFTPGHGADTKQLLYENLDPEIVAVFDAVRSRILPDAPEHLRHGCHLQGNEFNVTLKPNFEIGSTEARDVIDDGLVYELDLLGDAVACEVVPDDGDTEGDAADAGEWARAFYAAQDPEIRGVLERQGEFPTLDADDVPEAVADVFERIDVAYYEADAAEIGSLELNKVAGVEAAYDVLGIDDPFALVMGDSKSDLRVMEWAEANDAGIAAAPEHASRDTLDHVLSTDELVFDRGKSAEMLRVAYALNRLAALDGRA from the coding sequence ATGGAACGGTACGACCTGCTGTATCGGCTGTACGACGAGTTCGACGCGGCGACGCTCCGCGAGTACCAGGAGTTCGTCGACGTGTTCCCCCCGGTCGACTCGCGGGTCGCCCTGGAACACTGGCAGAACGCCAGCGACGAACTCGCCGACCGGAAAGACGAGATCCGGGAGGGGTTCGCCGCGGGCGAAACGTTCGCGGAGGTCGCCAGCCACGCGACCCGCGACCAGGCGTTCACCGCGCTCGACCTCCACACGAAGTACGGGCGGGCCGTGAACGCCCTCGTGCTCGACGTGGACGAGACGCTCCGCTCGGCCGGCAGCACCGACAACGAGATCCCACGAGAAACGCTCCACCTGCTGACCGAACTCCACGAGGCGGGCGTGCCGATCGTCATCTGTACGGGCCAGACGCTGGAGAACGTCAAGGGGTTCATGATCCAGGGACTCGGCTCGGAGATCGTCCACTCCGGGGACCTGAGCATCGTGTACGAGGCGGGGACCGGCGTGTTCACGCCCGGCCACGGGGCCGACACCAAGCAGTTGCTGTACGAGAACCTGGACCCGGAGATCGTCGCCGTGTTCGACGCGGTACGCTCGCGGATCCTGCCGGACGCGCCGGAACACCTCCGACACGGCTGCCACCTCCAGGGCAACGAGTTCAACGTCACGCTCAAGCCCAACTTCGAGATCGGAAGCACGGAGGCCCGCGACGTGATCGACGACGGGCTGGTGTACGAACTCGACCTGCTCGGGGACGCCGTCGCCTGCGAGGTAGTGCCGGATGACGGCGATACTGAGGGCGACGCCGCCGACGCCGGCGAGTGGGCACGCGCCTTCTACGCCGCCCAGGACCCGGAGATCCGGGGCGTCCTCGAACGGCAGGGCGAGTTCCCGACGCTCGATGCCGACGACGTGCCCGAGGCCGTCGCCGACGTGTTCGAGCGCATCGACGTGGCGTACTACGAGGCCGACGCCGCCGAGATCGGCAGCCTCGAACTGAACAAGGTGGCCGGCGTCGAGGCGGCCTACGACGTGCTCGGCATCGACGACCCGTTCGCGCTGGTGATGGGCGACAGCAAGAGCGACCTGCGCGTGATGGAGTGGGCCGAGGCGAACGACGCCGGGATCGCCGCCGCGCCGGAGCACGCCTCGCGGGACACGCTCGACCACGTCCTCTCGACCGACGAACTCGTGTTCGACCGCGGGAAAAGCGCCGAAATGCTCCGCGTCGCGTACGCGCTGAACCGGCTCGCCGCGCTCGACGGGCGGGCGTAG
- a CDS encoding DUF7333 family protein has product MELDPLKTAVAFVALIVAGVGGLLVAPMMTTNTVLTMVAPSMVVFGLICVAIGVAHGRYRATH; this is encoded by the coding sequence ATGGAACTCGATCCCCTCAAGACCGCAGTCGCGTTCGTCGCACTGATCGTCGCCGGCGTCGGCGGCCTGCTCGTCGCGCCGATGATGACCACCAACACGGTGCTGACGATGGTGGCACCATCGATGGTCGTCTTCGGACTGATCTGCGTCGCCATCGGCGTCGCCCACGGCCGGTACCGGGCGACGCACTGA